A single window of Nicotiana sylvestris chromosome 3, ASM39365v2, whole genome shotgun sequence DNA harbors:
- the LOC104236432 gene encoding exocyst complex component EXO70B1 gives MAATIEGQDRVLAAAQQIVKSLNTSTNVDTDDMLMILSTFDNRLSKLSNFMTSSSSSTPNSAKAAAAAAGGDDSFVDPRFEAAEQLILHWNSPPNADPDSTFDYLAAVDEIIQMTDDLNLQPENDLVMDRAEAALQHAMAHLEDEFRHILIGNTVPFDAGRLHESSFIRRCSISSSAVEIPDFETGTLSEDQEDVNSGRYNHVKGKSLGGDEFSLDLVYPDAIIDLREIANRMIRSGYEKECCQVYSSVRREVLDECLAILGIEKLSIEEVHRIEWQSLDEKMKKWIYAVKVLVRILLSAEKSLCEQIFVGSELIKEVCFMETAKGCVMQLLNFGEAVAIGRRSSEKLFRILDMYDALADVLSDIDLLYNDESGEMVCSEAKGVLDGLGEAAIGTFVEFENAVQREASKKPTQGGEIHPLTRYVMNYVKLLVDYSDTLNGLLEKVESECEPDSSRIENGDNLEFENVPPLARRLMLLIKSLEANLEGKSRMYEDSGMQYIFLMNNVHYIVQKVKDSELQKLLGDQWVRKRRGQIRQHATGYLRASWSKVLSCLKDEGLGGSSSNASKTVLKERFKNFNLCFEEIYRIQTGWKVPDAQLREELRISISEKVLPAYRSFLGRFGGHLESGRNAGKYIKYTLEDLEGYLLDLFEGTPLVLHHMKRKGT, from the coding sequence ATGGCGGCGACTATAGAAGGACAAGATAGGGTTCTTGCTGCAGCTCAACAGATCGTTAAGAGTCTCAACACTTCCACAAATGTTGACACTGATGATATGCTTATGATCTTATCTACCTTTGATAATCGCCTCTCTAAGCTCTCCAATTTCATGACTTCATCATCTTCCTCCACTCCTAACTCCGCCAAAGCTGCCGCCGCCGCTGCCGGAGGCGATGATTCCTTTGTGGATCCTCGATTCGAAGCTGCAGAGCAACTTATCCTTCATTGGAACTCCCCTCCCAACGCCGATCCTGATTCCACCTTCGATTACCTCGCCGCCGTTGACGAGATTATTCAGATGACTGACGATCTGAATCTTCAGCCGGAAAATGATCTCGTCATGGACCGAGCTGAGGCTGCTCTTCAGCATGCCATGGCTCATTTAGAAGATGAGTTTCGCCATATTCTCATTGGCAATACTGTTCCTTTCGATGCCGGCCGCCTCCACGAGTCCTCCTTCATTCGCCGTTGTTCCATCTCTTCATCTGCTGTCGAAATCCCTGATTTTGAAACTGGTACTTTATCCGAGGATCAGGAGGATGTTAACAGTGGAAGGTACAATCATGTCAAAGGGAAGAGCCTTGGAGGAGATGAATTCTCCCTTGATTTGGTATATCCGGATGCTATTATTGATCTGAGAGAGATTGCTAACCGTATGATTCGATCCGGATATGAAAAAGAATGTTGCCAAGTATACTCTAGTGTTCGTAGAGAGGTGCTTGATGAATGTTTAGCAATACTTGGCATTGAGAAACTGAGCATTGAGGAGGTCCACAGGATTGAATGGCAGTCGCTGGACGAGAAAATGAAGAAATGGATTTATGCTGTAAAAGTTCTGGTGAGAATCCTTTTATCTGCTGAAAAGAGCTTATGTGAACAGATTTTTGTAGGCTCAGAGTTGATTAAAGAAGTGTGCTTTATGGAAACTGCAAAGGGCTGTGTGATGCAGCTCTTGAATTTTGGAGAAGCTGTGGCGATAGGGCGAAGGTCGTCTGAGAAGTTGTTTAGGATTCTGGATATGTATGATGCCCTGGCAGATGTTTTATCTGACATTGACCTGCTTTATAACGATGAATCTGGTGAAATGGTATGTAGTGAGGCGAAAGGGGTGTTAGATGGCCTAGGAGAAGCAGCTATTGGGACATTTGTGGAGTTTGAGAATGCAGTTCAGCGGGAGGCTTCAAAGAAACCAACACAAGGAGGTGAAATCCACCCATTGACTCgttatgttatgaattatgtgaaATTGTTGGTTGATTATAGTGATACATTGAATGGACTTTTAGAGAAGGTAGAGAGTGAATGTGAACCTGACAGTTCCCGGATTGAAAATGGTGATAATTTGGAGTTTGAGAATGTCCCACCACTTGCGAGGCGGTTGATGTTACTGATCAAGTCTTTGGAAGCTAATCTTGAAGGGAAGTCGAGAATGTATGAAGATAGCGGAATGCAATATATATTTTTGATGAATAATGTACATTACATAGTACAGAAAGTGAAAGATTCGGAGCTTCAAAAACTTTTAGGTGATCAGTGGGTCAGAAAGCGAAGGGGTCAAATTCGACAACATGCTACAGGCTATCTTAGAGCTTCGTGGAGCAAGGTTCTATCTTGTTTGAAGGATGAAGGGCTTGGTGGAAGCTCAAGCAATGCCTCAAAGACAGTCCTCAAGGAGAGGTTTAAGAACTTCAACTTATGTTTTGAAGAAATTTATAGAATCCAAACGGGTTGGAAGGTGCCAGATGCTCAACTGCGCGAAGAACTGAGGATTTCTATTTCTGAAAAAGTGCTACCTGCCTATCGGTCTTTTCTGGGGAGGTTTGGGGGTCATTTAGAGAGTGGAAGAAATGCTGGGAAGTACATAAAGTATACTCTAGAGGACTTAGAGGGTTACTTGTTGGATCTATTTGAAGGAACACCTCTTGTTTTGCACCATATGAAAAGAAAAGGCACGTAG
- the LOC138888336 gene encoding uncharacterized protein, with product MSKITIMLQLNGNWDNYDRFRDFEVDAIVVDENASYSILISTIAEQLSIDTSEKIVEIKYMVNDNCPPMEIRNDMGVRVYMETKKENKNLGSYLLCISVRDFNMKLAITNDNTSAGSSGSLKLLDMPSYPAIEEYQSEIITESTQTAIEEGQVYQDKQTVAAAMKYFSVMHKFQFRVKRSSHRSYWLVCVGENCKWHFKTTLINDSAMFKISSFNRQHTCSLMDETFIQHKRTAVAVGSMVIPKYCDPKTVYIPKDIQTDMLSEHGVNLSYMQAWRAKEKALQFLRGNPTDSYNKLPKYFYILNETYPGSVVKLKKTADECFLYAFVALCTSISGWQHCRPVVVIDETFLKSAYKGIMLTASTMDEAGTILSLAYAVVDSENDASWKWFFEQFKQAYGERPSMCVVSDKNESILKATSIVYPGMSHYSYMWHIWTNIRSKFKKGHLQLHELYFATVRSYTLDEFNESMSKIEEVDPRVKSYLYDIGYHRWSRVHATVNRTWTMASNIAELLNVVTKDARELPIFDLLEYMRTLLERWTNEKLLKAKGTFTFLGSKFNKELENNRTLSQKLRVRASNIYILC from the exons ATGTCCAAAATCACAAtcatgctacaattgaatgggaattgggataacTATGACAGATTTAGAGATTTTGAAGTTGATGCCATTGTGGTAGATGAGAATGCAAGCTACAGTATTTTGATTTCTACAATTGCAGAACAACTATCGATTGATACTTCAgaaaaaattgtagaaatcaaATACATGGTGAACGACAATTGTCCCCCAATGGAGATTAGGAATGATATGGGGGTTCGTGTGTAtatggagaccaaaaaagagaataaaaacttAGGATCATATCTGTTATGTATAAGTGTACGAGATTTCAATATGAAATTGGCAATCACCAACGATAACACAAGTGCAG GTTCATCTGGATccctaaagttacttgatatgccatcCTATCCAGCTATAGaggaatatcaaagtgaaataataacagaATCTACGCAAACTGCTATTGAAGAAGGACAAGTGTATCAGGACAAACAAACTGTAGCTGCTGCAATGAAGTACTTTTCTGTGATGCACAAGTTCCAGTTCAGAGTTAAAAGATCTAGTCATAGAAG CTACTGGCTTGTATGCGTTGGTGAAAACTGTAAATGGCACTTCAAGACAACGTTAATTAATGATTCCGCAATGTTTAAGATAAGTAGTTTCAACCGACAACACACATGCTCCTTAATGGACGAAACATTCATACAGCACAAACGTACTGCAGTTGCAGTTGGTAGCATGGTCATTCCAAAGTATTGTGATCCTAAGACTGTTTACATACCAAAGGACATACAAACTGACATGTTATCCGAACACGGAGTGAAcctaagctacatgcaagcatggagagcaaaggaaaaggctttacagtttttgagagggaatccgactgactcctacaacaaattacccaaatatttttatattcttaaTGAGACTTATCCTGGTTCTGTTGTTAAATTGAAGAAGACAGCAGATGAATGCTTCTTATacgcatttgttgctctttgtacaTCAATAAGTGGTTGGCAACATTGTAGGCCAGTAGTAGTGATTGATGAGACATTCTTAAAGTCAGCCTACAAGGGGATTATGCTGACAGCAAGCACCATGGATGAAGCAG GTACAATATTGTCCTTGGCATATGCTGTGGTTGATTCTGAAAACGACGCATCTTGGAagtggttctttgagcaattcaagcaGGCATATGGTGAAAGACCTTCAATGTGTGTTGTTTCAGATAAGAATGAGAGTATACTGAAGGCAACATCAATTGTCTATCCGGGCATGTCACACTACTCTTACATGtggcatatttggacaaatataaggtcaaaattcaagaagggTCATCTACAATTACATGAATTGTACTTTGCTACAGTACGGTCATACACTctggatgaatttaatgaaagtATGTCGAAGATTGAAGAGGTAGACCCGCGTGTGAAATCTTACCTATAtgatattggctatcatagatggtCAAGAGTACATGCAACAGTGAATAGAACGTGGACAATGGCATCAAATATTGCAGAGTTGTTGAACGTTGTAACAAAAGATGCAAGAGAGCTGCCGATATTTGACCTTTTAGAGTATATGCGAACACTGCTAGAACGTTGGACCAACGAGAAGTTATTGAAGGCGAAGGGTACTTTCACATTTCTTGGGTCCAAATTCAACAAAGAATTAGAGAACAACAGAACATTATCTCAGAAGCTTAGG gtgagggcttcaaACATATACATACTGTGTTAG